A portion of the Simkania negevensis Z genome contains these proteins:
- a CDS encoding BPL-N domain-containing protein — translation MNIVIYADEGVSTFSLQETLATFRELLPHATVEPITHPFVALGNWIEQTDLLIIPGGRDIPYDRLLKGKGTDNIRRFVENGGKFLGICAGAYFAAKEVIFEKGTDLEVHEPRDLQFFPGSAVGTLFPTRPFAYGSESGAHAPSIRIEDELIPLYYNGGCYFAEAKTHPVKILGTYADFDDEAAIISCQIGQGIALLSGVHFEVRPSALLRENTPAEVRETLAHSENKRKNFIVTLLQELNI, via the coding sequence ATGAATATTGTGATCTATGCCGACGAGGGCGTCAGCACCTTTTCGCTGCAAGAAACACTTGCAACTTTTCGAGAGCTATTGCCTCATGCAACGGTAGAGCCCATCACCCACCCTTTTGTTGCACTCGGAAACTGGATTGAGCAGACCGATCTTCTCATCATTCCAGGCGGAAGAGACATTCCGTATGACCGACTTCTCAAAGGGAAAGGAACAGATAACATCCGACGCTTTGTCGAAAACGGCGGAAAGTTTTTAGGCATTTGTGCTGGAGCTTACTTTGCAGCAAAAGAGGTCATCTTTGAAAAGGGAACTGACCTAGAGGTTCACGAGCCTCGCGATCTCCAGTTTTTCCCTGGATCTGCTGTAGGAACTCTTTTTCCCACACGCCCTTTTGCTTACGGATCAGAAAGCGGGGCCCATGCTCCCTCCATCCGCATTGAAGATGAGCTCATTCCTCTCTACTACAATGGAGGATGCTACTTTGCAGAAGCCAAAACTCACCCCGTTAAAATTCTTGGAACTTACGCTGACTTCGACGATGAAGCAGCGATCATTTCCTGCCAAATCGGGCAAGGAATCGCCCTTCTCAGTGGAGTTCATTTCGAGGTGCGCCCTTCGGCCCTACTTCGGGAAAACACTCCAGCAGAAGTGCGCGAAACTCTTGCGCACTCAGAAAATAAAAGAAAAAATTTTATTGTAACTCTTCTGCAAGAATTAAATATATAA
- a CDS encoding transposase translates to MAGFKCLSDEQWQLIEGLMDHTFPLERGTPRSDLRKTWNSILFILTRGCRWADLPTDSSLFIPRSTAHKWLKQWSVEGVFDKVMSGLLQIAIMEGKVDLSQVAVDGSFSPRSRRRGKS, encoded by the coding sequence ATGGCAGGATTTAAGTGTTTATCAGATGAACAATGGCAACTCATTGAAGGTCTTATGGACCATACTTTTCCTTTGGAGAGAGGAACTCCTCGAAGTGATCTACGCAAAACCTGGAATTCAATACTCTTTATCTTAACGAGAGGATGTCGTTGGGCGGATCTTCCGACAGATTCCTCTCTTTTTATCCCTCGTTCTACAGCTCACAAATGGTTAAAGCAATGGAGTGTTGAAGGAGTTTTTGATAAGGTGATGAGTGGGCTATTACAGATAGCAATAATGGAAGGAAAAGTTGATCTTTCTCAAGTAGCTGTGGACGGTTCTTTTTCCCCCCGCTCCAGGAGGAGGGGAAAAAGTTGA
- a CDS encoding amino acid permease — MAILDAIKRPFAQWFPEATQVKGDGLGTFSGVYLPSVLQMLGVILFMRLGWITGLVGPWKMSLIILMSSTILFVTSLSLTSIVTNMRVGNGGSYYIISRSLGMEFGSAIGILLSVAQLTTIAVCVSGFAISLQEILPHYSLTTIELCTILALAIVSSFPVDFALKTQGLIYIIVLSAIVSVFMGSGSQIPADMTPTASLTALSFWPAFALFFPAATGIESGMAMSGDLKNPSRSLALGSLASVLTAYLVYASLCLFLSSQVSADLLRSHLLIIRYVSKYSILFILGVWGATLSSALGGLLTAPRTLQALAKDKILPSFLSKGYGKANHPRAASLMIISIATLMIVLTDMNHLLPILSMVCLMTYGLLNFVAFFESLLKNPSWRPLFRTHPLLSLFGTAACLMSMFMINAGASFIVIFLVGTLCFWTTKRKLKGNWDDIRYSIFSFFASTATNKLVHIKKNPKSWRPNILAIVDPSLKESNTIHFAHTLNQAKGFLTYGTTLQGNGQNVDSVRQAFAEYFEKKDIACFYHINAHNETTIGNHQIVQNYGLGPLQPNTIILKAPSDPEKFSSFCELIIESFKLQKNIVLLKIDEDNLAFREEKKDKQIDLWWGGKYHSNFELSLALAHIMQNDKTYLGATIWIKTLVPNEVARTHMTKLFSKYHQVLRFKNLCFKPYLDETDDFYSHIADYSTEANLTFLGLRAPEINEPRKAYENYFKTLMKKTEKIPSVAYVLAGETLDFQRIFE, encoded by the coding sequence ATGGCTATACTAGACGCAATCAAACGCCCTTTTGCGCAGTGGTTTCCTGAAGCAACTCAGGTAAAAGGTGATGGGTTAGGAACTTTTTCCGGAGTGTACCTCCCTAGCGTCCTTCAAATGCTAGGAGTTATTCTCTTCATGCGCCTTGGCTGGATCACCGGCTTAGTCGGTCCTTGGAAAATGAGTCTAATCATCTTGATGTCGTCTACCATTCTCTTTGTAACCAGTCTTTCTCTAACTTCGATTGTCACCAACATGCGCGTCGGGAACGGTGGCTCATACTACATCATTTCCCGTTCCTTAGGGATGGAGTTTGGAAGTGCAATTGGTATCCTCTTGTCGGTCGCGCAACTCACAACAATTGCAGTTTGCGTTTCGGGATTTGCTATTTCCCTTCAAGAGATCCTCCCTCATTACTCCCTCACGACGATAGAGCTCTGTACCATTTTAGCACTTGCAATAGTCTCATCTTTTCCTGTGGATTTTGCCTTGAAAACCCAAGGACTGATTTACATCATTGTTTTGTCGGCAATTGTCTCGGTTTTCATGGGAAGTGGAAGTCAAATCCCCGCAGATATGACCCCTACCGCATCCCTAACAGCCCTTTCTTTTTGGCCTGCTTTTGCTCTCTTCTTCCCTGCTGCAACAGGAATTGAGTCGGGCATGGCAATGTCAGGCGATTTAAAAAACCCCTCACGCTCACTTGCCCTTGGATCTCTTGCCTCCGTTTTAACAGCTTACCTCGTTTATGCAAGTTTATGCCTCTTTCTCTCTTCTCAAGTTTCTGCCGACCTGCTCCGCTCGCACCTGTTGATCATTCGCTATGTTTCGAAATACAGCATTTTATTCATTTTGGGAGTTTGGGGAGCAACACTTTCAAGCGCTCTTGGAGGACTATTGACCGCACCACGCACGTTGCAGGCATTAGCGAAAGATAAGATTCTTCCCTCCTTTCTATCGAAAGGTTATGGCAAAGCCAATCACCCTCGCGCGGCCAGCTTGATGATCATCTCGATTGCCACACTGATGATTGTTTTAACAGACATGAACCACCTTCTTCCTATCCTTTCGATGGTCTGCCTCATGACCTATGGACTCCTCAACTTTGTAGCTTTTTTTGAATCGCTGCTCAAAAATCCCAGTTGGCGCCCCCTGTTTCGCACACATCCCCTCCTTTCCCTCTTTGGAACTGCAGCTTGCTTGATGAGCATGTTCATGATCAATGCCGGAGCCAGTTTCATCGTGATCTTTTTAGTTGGAACCCTTTGCTTTTGGACAACGAAGCGGAAACTCAAAGGAAACTGGGATGACATCCGGTACAGTATCTTTTCTTTCTTTGCATCAACAGCAACAAATAAGCTCGTTCACATCAAGAAAAACCCCAAGAGTTGGCGCCCTAATATCTTGGCCATTGTGGATCCCTCTCTTAAAGAATCTAACACCATTCACTTTGCCCACACATTAAACCAAGCCAAAGGGTTTTTAACATATGGAACAACGCTTCAAGGAAATGGGCAAAATGTCGATTCTGTCAGACAAGCCTTTGCAGAGTATTTCGAGAAGAAAGACATTGCTTGCTTCTACCATATCAATGCCCACAATGAAACGACCATTGGAAATCACCAAATTGTTCAAAACTATGGCCTAGGTCCATTGCAACCCAATACTATTATCTTAAAAGCACCCTCTGATCCTGAAAAGTTTTCATCGTTTTGTGAACTCATCATCGAGTCATTTAAACTGCAAAAAAACATCGTTTTGTTAAAAATCGACGAAGATAATCTAGCTTTCCGAGAAGAAAAAAAAGACAAACAGATCGACCTTTGGTGGGGAGGGAAATATCACTCTAACTTTGAACTGAGCTTGGCCCTCGCCCACATCATGCAAAACGATAAAACCTATTTAGGAGCAACCATTTGGATTAAAACACTCGTTCCCAATGAAGTGGCTCGCACACATATGACAAAACTTTTCAGCAAATACCATCAAGTCTTGCGCTTCAAAAACCTTTGCTTCAAACCCTATCTCGACGAGACAGATGACTTTTACTCTCACATCGCAGACTATTCCACAGAAGCCAATCTTACATTTCTTGGGCTTCGCGCTCCAGAAATCAACGAGCCACGTAAAGCCTATGAAAACTATTTCAAAACTCTCATGAAAAAAACCGAAAAGATCCCCTCTGTTGCTTACGTTTTAGCTGGTGAAACGCTCGATTTTCAAAGGATTTTCGAATGA
- the msrA gene encoding peptide-methionine (S)-S-oxide reductase MsrA: MEKATFAAGCFWHVQKVFDQLDGVESTRVGYTGGEVRNPTYEEVCEGNTGHAEAIEILYDPQKISYESLLKVFWTMHDPTTLNRQGVDIGRQYRSAIFTHSSAQRKIAEKSLKDAQRRFRIPIVTEITSACPFYEAEAYHQKYFRKKGLSE; the protein is encoded by the coding sequence ATGGAAAAGGCTACATTCGCCGCGGGTTGTTTTTGGCATGTTCAAAAAGTTTTTGATCAGTTGGATGGGGTTGAAAGTACTCGCGTAGGTTATACAGGAGGGGAGGTTCGAAATCCGACATATGAGGAGGTTTGTGAGGGAAATACAGGTCATGCCGAAGCGATTGAAATCCTCTATGATCCTCAAAAAATTTCATATGAATCTCTCTTAAAGGTATTTTGGACGATGCATGACCCGACGACCCTCAATCGACAGGGAGTAGATATTGGTCGGCAGTATCGCTCGGCGATTTTCACCCATTCCTCAGCTCAGAGGAAAATCGCTGAAAAATCGCTAAAAGATGCTCAAAGGCGATTCCGAATCCCGATTGTCACAGAAATCACTTCTGCCTGCCCCTTCTATGAGGCGGAAGCCTATCATCAGAAGTACTTCAGAAAGAAAGGATTATCGGAATAG
- a CDS encoding transposase, which yields MLIDKNGNAIAITTTDAKGDEKQEVSRLLTQLPLKSLKGRVVVLEADKGYDAGWLRQFLLNMGIFPLIPYRKIKGRWAPEINEVTHFFKLSPQRWKVERAFAWLKRRCRRLLMRWERLFVIWNGLVILGVVYTWIKNLVG from the coding sequence TTGCTTATCGATAAAAACGGCAATGCAATAGCCATTACAACTACCGATGCAAAGGGGGATGAAAAACAGGAAGTTAGCAGATTGCTTACACAGCTTCCATTAAAGTCACTCAAAGGGCGAGTAGTTGTTCTTGAGGCAGACAAAGGTTATGATGCAGGCTGGTTACGTCAGTTTTTGTTAAACATGGGAATATTTCCTCTAATTCCCTATCGGAAAATCAAAGGAAGATGGGCGCCAGAAATTAACGAAGTTACCCATTTCTTCAAATTGAGCCCACAACGCTGGAAGGTAGAACGAGCTTTTGCTTGGTTAAAAAGACGTTGTCGTCGGCTATTGATGCGATGGGAGCGTTTATTCGTGATATGGAATGGATTGGTAATATTGGGGGTAGTTTATACTTGGATAAAAAATTTAGTTGGATAG